The genomic segment TCGACCGCTTTGTCTATTTTAAGCAAAACCGCATCGTAGCTATCCTGAAAGGACGCATGAAGCATCCCGTGAGAACCAATGTCCCTATGCTCGTGTCGTGTTTAATTATTATAACTCAAAAATCCCTCAAgagatgaatgaaaaaatgatatGATATTTAAAACCCGTGCTCGTGTCGTGCACGAAATGCAAAGCACACAGGTATAACCTTCATATCGGTAAATCGTTCGTCTCACCTCTCCATCAGCAAACATCCTCGAGGGAAAGCCGCATCATGCGCTTCTCTTATTTACATCCCACACACTCACGCATATCGGAATGGTGCCGAAAGACCTCGGATGATATTCGGAGAGGATGCACCTGAACCCATAGCCTTCGCGTCAGAGCATCACCGCATGTTGCAATGTGTCCGCAATGGTGACAGACCTCGGATCGGCGCGTGCGAGTCAAAACATGCACATATCCTGTGGGTCAGAAACGGAGCAAGTGCGTCGCTGAGAAAGACGCCATGTAACGCCGCGTGTGATGTGATGTAGAATAATGTCCCCCTCCCCGCACGCGCCCGGATACCTTTCCAGTGTCAGTGCTGCTGCTGCTCGTGTGCATGGATGCAATTATAGATTtagagagtgtgtgcgtgtgcgtgtgtgtgtgtgtgtgtgtgcgtgtgcgtgagcgtgcgtgagtgtgtgtgcagttaattcattcaaatgcaaaaatgcaaagaaatgcatGGGATGGATGGGAAAGGAAATATGCTACAGCAGCGTTAGACTGGATTATGTATGTAGGAAAGGATTATTCCTTTGTTCATCATCTTTGCTGTTTGAATTCGGAGCCTATTTCAGTCAGTGTGCTATTTATATATGATTTGTGGTGTATTTTAAAAGcctttgattaaaaaaagactAATGTTCTTTAATTGAATTATTGATTAATGGTATTAACATTACACGGCTATAAATATGCAATTTTGTGATTACGTAATTGAGAAAAGAATGAACACTAATGATTTATTAGATTAAAATGTCTTATctgattatttctgaaaacaatctGATGAGtttttgattatattatttatattttgttttatatatatatccttatatagCCTTATTTTAGCCAAGGCCAattgtttagatgtctattagacatgttttaaaaacaaatatgctTGGGTCTGTATTTAAAGAGATGATTGTGTATGAAAGTTTTGAAAATACTCTGTTAAGCTCATCTGGCACCAGCAATCAtcgcctttcttccccattctgatgctcataTTTAAGTAGCATGTCTATACTGAGCTCCACCAcaaatttaaattgaaattatttattgttcatttaatgaAATCGTTTCATTTTGATACCAGGACAATGACagacaattattttggtcatactTTATGTCAGGTTTTTTTAAAAGGCACttatttacccctttttcaagatttaagataagtcgtatgtgtctccagaatgtgcaaagtttcagctcaaaacacctatcagattatttattatacctttcagaatgaTGAATTTTCTGCTCTtaacacattgtagctgtttttgttgcctgtgcctttaatgctaggtctctccgcccaccattcccacttGTCTGTCAGTGTgtctcatttacatttacatttacatttagtcatttagcagacgctttcatCCAAAGgacacacgtcctgtcttgtctCCGTCAGATAAACatcacagtgacagacataaaggaggcagatctcatgtaacattCGGAAAAAATGCTACAgttagaactttcccaatgattatttgatgtatttgttgtggactTAATTCAAGtattctgcaacgatgagtcacacacaatgtcataacatagttcatgcacaaacacaaacacaagttcGCATGTTTAACCTTACACTGTTTTTGCATAACtcatgtgacaggatacacgttaatattcactgctgtatggatatccgttatgttcatgtacaaaataaacctgacttaacgtccacaaaccgggattgaacgCGGGGACtgatgcggctgtggtgataaagacagtAATATCGCCgttattcattacaaacatgcactgttataaaacagagagctgaacagatcttttaatccctgtTGCTTtacacacgtcctgtcttgttgatatgattatatgcgttactatgaagacatgttaatatgcgagTGTcgatcaattcggtgggtggggaaaccgcactccaaCGTGACCTTGTGGTCAGCCTCAAAATGGgaaggatttggatcctattttaatgttaggaaattaaaaaaagagatgcATTGTGTtaaatatgactgtggacactttATACCTGCGCACAGTTcggtccaaacagcttacaaaagaagattttcatcataggtgccctttaatgcacATTgaaatttaaagtaatagtatACTTGGAGTGGGGAACACAttgtaaacaaaaaagaattgctgttattaataaaaaatgtgagATGTGAGTGTTTTATAAACAGAAACACAGTTTTgaatgtcaatttttttattatttaataaaaaaacttgaTGGGAAATTGACTCACAGCTTAAAAGTAAACATactttacatattttaattataGCATACTTAAAAACACCTAGCATAAAGCAGGATTTGTTATATTTACAGCATCCAGCCAGAATATATCATCATTAATAGCGTTTTAAAAGTTCATTCAAGTAAGATTGTCATATACAGTAGTAAAAGGCAtgtaagtaaaacaaaaaacaccCAAAACCTACAATAAATCAGATTAAAACAAGCCCCAACAGTTGTTTTTCCAGGATGACCAATAAAACTACTCCAGCCACTTCTTCTGCTCGTCGCTAAACTTTCTAGCCCACCTTTGCGTTATCTCCAGGTAAACGGTGGGTTTATGTGGCAGGTAGTCAAGATACACGGTTTTACCCCATGTTTTAGGGATGGCCTTTTCAATCTGCGTTCCTTCATGCCATTCATTGAATGACGTTATGGAGATGATCTGTGGTCTCGCATCCACTGCAGCATTAAAAGCGGTTTCATAATATTTTCCGTTAATGCGGTTTCTTGTATTCTGTGCATTCCAGGGCCGGATACTAGTATCGATATAACCTGGCCCTACGCTTGGAATAAACACCAAGTCATTATAGTCGCAGAAGGTTTTGATGGTTCTCCAGTTATGATGTGAAGAGCCGTATGTAAAGCCGTTGGTtgcaaaataagtgtaaagtccATCAAATCCTGCAGTCAGGATGTCCTTCTTGTGTCTTTCTTCCACAAGAAGGGCGATGAAGATGCCGTCATATGGTGTGTTTCTGACGGTCGATATGCCGTTCGGCTTTAGCAGTTGTGCCCAAACATCAGGAGTCTGTAAGTAGGAGTCGTATATGTAGTAGAGAGGAAGAAGTTTGCCTGTGcttgttttgtatttataaaaAGCAGGATGGTTTCCATAGCTAGTATAAAAAGAGAATAAgggatattaaataaaatgtgtattgATCATGTGTTTCTGTTAAAGTAGCTACAGATGATTTAGATTAGCTAGAGAATAATTAGAGATTAATTtcctaaattataaataaaaaaacaagagtttgttaatgatttattagtaTATTTAGAAAATTATAGGCAAAGTATTTTATTCTTGATCTTGAACAGGCTTGTCTAACATTACAAATCTgagtattatttgtatttgtacaCTTGTATGAAGTAGATAAATAGTGAGAGCTTAATAAAATGGATTAAACATACCGATCCACAATATACTGAATATTTTCACGCATATTTGCATCGTCTCGTCCTTTGTATGGTTCAATATGAAACACAACCTGTCATGGAGGAACAAATAGTTTATATAGGACACCAAAACACCTATGAATTTCAACCAAATAATGACACAGAAAAAAAGTTGTTGTATAAACAATTACAAAAGAAATGGgaaaattgttatttataaaatgttgaggaaaaaaaaattacattttattactgtattatattttaatttggtaTCTTAAAATTTTGTAATCAAAGTTTAAGTAGTTCTGTATTATTGAAGGATCTTTAAATagttttcttaataaataaattaataattttgaaaataatttattgttttaacatttgaataaatcaagttaaactaaattaatttttatatgttctagttttatttatttattttcttttcagcttagtctctttattcatcaggggttgccactgtggaataaactgccaactgatccagcatatgttttacgcaccggatccccttccagctgcaacccagtaaggAAAGACaaccatagacactcattcacacacatagagtacactatggccagtttagcttattcaatgcacctgtaccgcatgtctttggactgtgggagaaaccggagcacccggaagaaacccacgtgaacacggagaacatgcaaactccaaacagaaatgccaactgacccagccgaggctaaaaccagctatcttcctgctgtgagatgacagtgctaaccactgagccaccgtgtcgcccaaatAATTTActgctttattattttaataaatgaggGTAAACTAAATTATAATGAGATATTTATATTGCAAGAAGTTAATATAAAACTAAACAATTGtatatattctattttatttcagttaacttaAGTAACAAGAAataaatttagttttagttttagctATATTTTAAGGTAAATCTAATTAAAATATGGACTAATTTACAATTTCCTTGTCAGCTAGCTGACaaagtttataaaatatttaaaaatataaaattcaaGTTATATTTCTATGAATTGCATTATAATTCAGATAAAGTtaatttttcaatattatttttattttagcttatttttataGTTAAAATAACCTTTAAAAAGATTTGAGTATTAGTTAACTAAAACAACACAGCCATACTAATTCCATTCATACATATtcaatttaaacatatttatttatacatattacatttttaaaaacatataaattgtACAACACCTTCAACTGATTTTTGTCAGCTGCATCCAAAATCAAAGGCAGCAAGCTATCAATTTCTTCTCCATTGTCATCCTTCATACTACGTGGATACCACGAAACTGCTAGAACACCTGAAATAAGCAAAACAAATGATGACTAAacatatttaaagaataaaatacagacaagaccggcggggttacattggtgccgtgacccggatgggagtgaggtttagggggtgagtgtaacggaggccagcttgtgtgtgctgtgcaggtaaacctcactcctctgacctctaaaggtgctctagggacagacactagaggccatggtctttagcctccttgttagagcaaccgactcccatgtggaggGACGCCGGATCGATCCTAGCTCAgaacgggttgggtggcgtaagaccggcggggttacataaacacaataccgtgataccacAATATTTTTGTGGTTAATAGGTTAATATACCGTCACAAACTTTTGCCAGCCCATGTCTAGATGGCAGTAcacaatattttaccagatatttttcaagatactagtattaagcttaaagtgaaatttaaaggcttaattaggttaattgggcaagtcattgtatactcatggtttgttttgtagacgataggaaaaaaatagcttaaagctGGATTTAGTTTCCGgtactacgtcatatcattaatatcattcaatgtttttaaactaattatttttattattttttacaactattttaatgattataaaggttttttATAACCACTCaaaattttcttaaatcaaactttgatgcatcacttgcttttgttcatatcttgaacagttttacctattaaattaattaaaatattgatgAAAACAGAACATGggctgctctacaaatatatatatattactatgtCAAGAATACaagcaaaaaagtacacttaataaaaaatactgaCCTCTTTTTAGACTTAGCCCTCTCCACAATTAatacattactgtctggctagtttctgtcctttacttatgctaaaaaggcaatgatggtccaacattcctgaccattatcaacaataaagcctagaaaaagaGGGCACCAGTATATTGTAAATtctttaattatagttttgtaactattaaattattttaaatccaaAATTGTGACATTTACATCAGTATAAAACCtgtgactggtggaaaaacatttctgtaattgtgtactcGGGTCTCCATTTTTGTCATGgtctcttttggctttaacaaacttttctctcaggtttttccaaacttttttaacaaaaactttactCCTTTCCCATgtctgttgcaatttctagccaagaattattgatcatctggttcTTTATAATCACAGATCATAAAGGTGTCTGTACAGTCataatctcttcaaagtgtttcatatttcaattaaatgaaaCGCGGCGCCACGCACACAAACTATGCGCTCATCTCAAAAAACCCATGCACTACGCCAGCCGAAATCAAGACGTGCACACCCAAAGCATACCCCCGAAAACACAGTTATGACGTCACATTTGCCGCATACACTTAAGTGAACTAGTGGACaagtcgagtataaaccaggcttaagagggctaataatattgaccttaaaatgagttttaaaaaattgaatactgcttttattctagccgaaataaaacaaataagactttctccagaagaaaaaatattatcaaaaatttccttgctctgttaaacatcatttgaaaaatatttaaaaaagaaaacaaaagtcacagaagggcgaattattttgactttaactgtataatatACAT from the Danio rerio strain Tuebingen ecotype United States chromosome 17, GRCz12tu, whole genome shotgun sequence genome contains:
- the manea gene encoding glycoprotein endo-alpha-1,2-mannosidase, yielding MARFRRKSCCAVIVLALAVFIITVILKSLSPEDNISGSHFAVKLIPFPKENTNLILSPKPVLMIPLEKPEKMENELQDFPEPNYNVHAFYYVWYGSPQFDGKYVHWDHPLLPHWDPKVASSYSTGRHQPPEDIGANFYPALGPYSSRDPAVLEEHMRQLRMAAVGVLAVSWYPRSMKDDNGEEIDSLLPLILDAADKNQLKVVFHIEPYKGRDDANMRENIQYIVDRYGNHPAFYKYKTSTGKLLPLYYIYDSYLQTPDVWAQLLKPNGISTVRNTPYDGIFIALLVEERHKKDILTAGFDGLYTYFATNGFTYGSSHHNWRTIKTFCDYNDLVFIPSVGPGYIDTSIRPWNAQNTRNRINGKYYETAFNAAVDARPQIISITSFNEWHEGTQIEKAIPKTWGKTVYLDYLPHKPTVYLEITQRWARKFSDEQKKWLE